ttccaacTAAAGAGAATCAATATTCCTTTAAGTCACTAACCTGTCTCGTACTGTAAtcagatattaaaattatttttgattGATCTGCACTACCAAATAAGTTTCCAAGTTTTTTCTTCTTACTGTTATCCTTAATAAAAATCTGTACTCCCCTATCAACTAGTTTCGGTAACTCACTAAATTCTTGCCATGTATAAGTCCAATCAACCTACACAATTATAAtatgaacaaaaatttactttctttctttAGATATCTTGTATTAATGCCACTCTTACTTTATAAAAGTAATGTGTATTAAAGATATACTAACCCGCCACCCGCCAAATAGATCACTATGTTCTATATAGGCCATTCTCTTGTCGGTAAGCAGTACTACATCTTTAGAAATATATATGTGATAAAAGTAAATGTCGGTGTTCGCATATTTTCCTTTCTCCAATTCCTAAAGAAATGATCATCCATCAGTGTGAATCATtacataataaaaaatattaaatactaacGTTCAAAATTTTGTGTCCCTCAGCTTCTTCTCGTACATATGGTCTAACTAAATTGTCTGGTTGGAAAAATCTAGGTGGCCTTACTCTTTTCGCTTCTTCATTCAATTCAGTTGcactaaaaaatgaaaataataattataattatttatatactatAATCGAATATACAAGATCTATGTAAATAGATCTGGTttctcaaattaatttttttataccgtTTCACTGCTCCAAGTGATCCACTGGCAAAGTCTATAACACCGGCGGTTGGTCTGGTAACAAGGCCAACAACACCTTTCCCAAATCCTTTGAAAAaaccttctactccttcttctttaGCACCTGCTATAGGTTTCATTACAACACCAGTTACACCGTCAACTACTCCCTAGAGCAaaacatataataataatttgttcgcTTTCTTctttaagaaacatttgatTGGTATTTATTCTTCATGCTCACATACCATTACTAAACCTTTCCCGCTACGAGCAAGACCTTCTTGTAAGTTGGCAGGTTGTTTGTTGAGTTGTTCTTGTCGTTTTCTTTGGTAATCTTTATCAAAAGTTAGAGCAGCTATACCTTTGCCTAGaataaatatagtaaatataaaaGAAGCAACTACAATCAGActgatattaaaataatattaaagtttAGAGATATACCCATAGCTCCAGTTATTTTAGAAACTGCTCCAGCCATTCCTCCAACAGTATGACCAAACATACTTTTCACGCCAAGAAGTAAACCTTCTGCAAATTCTCCAGGGCCTTCTATAGCACCTTGAAATGGTTCGTAAAACAAATCTTCAATACCTTTCATAGTACCAACTACAAGTCCGTACGGATTGCCGATTACATCAAGTCCCAAAACAAGAACGTATGCTTGCTTAATTGCTTGTCCTACATAATGCATTGTTGCTTCAGAAATAAGTTGCTTATTGGTCATAAAAACATAATCTCTTTCAAAGTACGCTAATCtgtaaagaaaacaaaaatatagatTTTACATTACTTGCTAGGAATTATAATAGAAATGTAACTATGAAGTGAATTACTTGAAAACAATGTCATTAATGTCAGTTAAAGTGACACCTATTCCTTGCAGTAATACGTTTAATACTTGAGGTACAGCAGAAGGTCCACTATTACTGCCAGCCATTGAAAAACTTATATGAATCTAGGAATAGTAGAAAGAATTTATGCGCTTTTACAGTTTAAATACGACGTTTATGTAACCCTTGCACATCGAATGCTGGGTAATTTTAACTAAACCTACAGATAATTTGTCAAAACAGACGACTGTCATCTTATCTTTTTAACATCTTTCATAaacatatatattgtatatatatatatatttttttatcgttgaaTAAGATATTAAAACAtggtaaaataatattataaaaataataacagtaaaatttgtaaaaaacaaTCCTTCCTTCCAAATgtataaatacatttaaattttCACTATGAATCAAAATGACTCGACATTCAAAGTCCGCGACACTGTTGGAGCATCCGGTATCcgaaaattaaaatgtaaaaaaacgaACCTTTAAGGGCGAAAAATGAAGTAAATCGAAGAAGTTCTTCTGTTCTGCTGTAGTAATTAAACTAACATGATACATTAATGGTTCATCAACCAATTTCATATCCAGTTTAAATAATTCAgtctaaaatatataatacaataattattattaataatatttataataagcaAATAACATGAATATAACTTACCGTTTCCGCATCATTCATTTCATTTGCTTCAAACAACCCCATTATTgcattaataaatacaatatctactttcacgtgAAATTCTTGTATAAGAACTTTAAAATATCGAAATTGCTGAACACTGCTATGTTCTAACAAGCGTTTAACCATACTAAGTTCAGCAAATGGTTTCATTACTGTTAAAAACATGTAAAAGGTTATTAATAAATGTTAGAAAAAAGATATGTAATTAGGTACAgctatgaattagatttaagtTTTTAACAGAAAAACTTACCAGTACTTTGTGTAACACTCTTTGGAGGTGGAACTGGAGCCAATATAACTGGAAAAACACAATCCGAAAGTTGATTATCTATTTgaagtttattaatttttgcatGTAACTGCACTTGATGTGTTGATGTTCGATATTGTAACCATAAACCAGTTTGAAATGTACGTCGCAATGATCGACGATGTGGTTTCAACATTTCCATATTTAAATAATCGACCTAAAAAGAATCGGTATTAGTAAATATAACGATTATTAAGaaatcaataataaatattttatatattcctTACTTCCAATTTTGGTTCAAGCAATATTTTTTGCGGTGGATCCTTTCCTATTTGTAATTCTATCATATAATTTTGATAGCCTTCTTCTATAATATTCATTTCTCTCGTATTAATACCACGCCAACGATGAGCGACAGATTTACTCGTTTCCCATATAATATCAGaactatattatataaaataataactctTAATAGTGTAATAATAAACTCATGAGGAATTAATTTCATTGTATCAAAGATTTACCTAGCTATACACATGTATAATAATTCTGATCTTGTTATGTTGTTAATAAGTGAAAATCCAACGCCACGAATACTTATTGTTACTTCTTGTTCTATAGCTTCAAGATCACCTACTAGTTGACAATCTTCTGCAACTTTCATGTTTGATGTAAATAGAAGTATTCGTTGGGTACCATCCaaaaatgatacataaaatatttcttcctcCAACTCTGGTAATTGAAAAGTACCTAAAATATCCTAAAAAATACAACTCCTAGTAGaactaaatattaaattattgaatCGTACaagatattattaaatttttacttttcgcaAAGTATGTTCAATttcctttttattattatcttccCATATTAATTTTCGTGGTCCTGCTGGGTTTTCCCAAGTataaaacattctattaaatgacTGCACAGATCTGCAAAATAATTTACATTGTACAttcttaatataattttaaatgaaataaaaactgTGACCAATAattctaatatttttctaataaataaatttacctAACATTTAATGAACCTTTTTCCCAAAACTGGATAGTATGTGGAGTATGATTGATAATTAAAGCTGGAGCATTTCCATAAGTATAAGCAGATAAAGAAATGTAAACTCCTCCTTCGCTTATTTGTACATCCACATTAATTCCCCCATACtgttaaataaatttagatTTAATTTGACAATAGTTCAAAGGAAAATAAATCGCTTatagatatatattatattgatATAAAAGAGACTCACACGTGTCTACATTCATTTCAATTCTTACAAAAAATGATTCTATCTAGACAAACCTTGTTATCTAATTTTAGTAAAGTTGTATGACTTTCTGTATAAATGAATGGCGCAGTTTTTTCAGGTTCAGTTGCAATTTTAACTCTTAAGGTCTTTTGTTCATTTCCAGAACGAGGCCAAAGAGCAGTACATTCACCAGAAGGAAcctataaataaaaagaatagtAAGGTTAACTCTCTtttgtaaatgtaaaatatatatacatttaactACAAAATAATCTTAATTCTTGAACAATTACCTTCATCATAGGATCAGCTGGTCTGTCACCTTCTTGACATTCGAtcaaaaaatttgaattatttataagTACATAATATGGAGTAAATGTAATCTGTTTTGTTAAGGAATTGTAGGTCAACTGGTTGTGAACTCCAatctgtaataaaaatattgtattattgtattatttaaaaaataatgtagtaatgtaaataaataatgtagTAACCTGGTATATCAATCCATTATATTTGCAAACAACTACACCCTCACTTCCTGCAACATCTATTGGGAATTTATCAGACCATTCACCATCTTCCACTCTGATCATTGCCTTTTTTTTACCAAAGAATACTTTTGagcgaaatgaaaataatattggtCCTTTGAAGTTTTCTGGATGATATAATATGTTTAAATAGTCATCTCCACTCTGAaaacatttatataaataaatatttgcattcatattatattttaacattttacatGTGTCGTGCAACCAAGAGACAATTGATTTTAATATATCCATACTTGTACAACATTGTTCAAATAGAGCaacaatattatacattatattattacaaatttaattacaatgAACATCAGTTTGCCAACACCAGTTAACTTTATTCCTGAAAACTTGCTTATATATCTTAATAAACAAAGCTTGAACTTATATGTATTTAAATGTTTTTAACTTTCATTTttgtattaaacaaattttttttaagttttaaattaattgctGCAATTATTTACAAGCTTCAACACTATTTCTAATAATGTTatccatttttgaaaaaatcatgCTTTAATCATGCTTACATAATTtcatatatatacaaaatatatatattatctaaaacaaaatatatataaaagtggtattgtaaaatttagaaataaataatagttatttttttgAACATGTAAAAGTATGTATAATGTTGCAAGATTACGATAAGGGGAGTTATAagcaaattaataaaataaaataaatatgagTGAAAGCTAAATAAACTTCTTTGTTAGTTCCTGTGAAATACATATGCATGTATCTGTTACGACGAACGAATTATTAAATAGAGTATTATATATCTTAATTATGTGTAGCAAATAGCCTCTATTCACTTAGTAATTAAGTAGTAATTTGTTTAGTTAGAAAAGATGCACCGACCATGATGTAAACAGACCCATGGTTAGAATGTTGACAAATGAACACATGATTAgttcaatttattaaattatactaaAACTTGGCTTCAAAGTATATGAGATTAAACCAACATCaccaatataaaatgaaaacaatGAATCACCGAACGTGCTTTCTTCTTCCTGTATTCTGCACGTTGTCGATGGGGTTTCATGACACAAACCAAATTCTGAAAGATACCTTTctatgtatttttataaaattgttaataatgaaattaattttcccaaATACATGAAAGCTATGCAAAATGTATGGTTTTACCCATGAACCTTATATTCAAtatgatataaataaaattctactttTACAAGCAATTTTAATTTCTGAGAAAACTTAACATGCTACTATTATTAAAGTAAAGACTTGCACTTAActcaaacaattaaaaaattaaaaatcttgactcgaattgaaaaaatacattttttaaaataattgtgaCCTCTAAAGTTCTTAAATAGATCTTGCATTAGCTACCGCTACAAAATACAATCTTTGTATCAGCATGTATTACGTTCATAAGCATGAAAGTATACTGAAACATGAAATCACTACCTTGATTGGACTTGAGTGTTCTTTACCACCCTTACTTGATTTCTGTAAAATAATGTATTGAATAAGTAGTGAATAAGATATAATTGTACAGATTTGACTATTTGTAGCATTGTACTACTTTCAACATGCACAATACAACACAGCCCTTACAATATTGCATAAAATATCAAATTCAAGCACTgcataaagaaattaattagaTAACTAACACAACTTCTAAAAATTAATACCATCATtatcattgttattattatataataaattgaatcattttatattgaaaattttaaacagaatattttttgtatcaTTAAGATATTTTGAGACCTTTAACTgtcttaataaaatatatttacattttataattaatctATTAAAAtgtcatttataatttatatatgttattctataaaaataaaaataaatgataaaatacgtataatgtataataaaacttattgcaaaatttgtttacacAAAAAACAGAACACACAAGTATGATAATAAGCAAAATGTACATTAAGCTAAACTGGGTAACAATGACCAATTACTCTCATTGTAAGAGAAcattagaaaagaaatattttgttgttACTTACCCGGTAAGACAACATTAAACCTGTTTTATTTAACATCCAAAACGGACAATATAATGCCATGATAATAGATCCATGTTTATAAGATACATGCATTCCTAAATCCAACACGACTTTTTGTGCACTATCAAAAGATTCAAAGGACCAAACTGAAAATTCTGGTGGATTTGCTATTATTTCACCTCGACATGACCAatccttttctaaataatttggTAACtgcaatatattattatatgtaaAACAGTTATTTAAAAAGTGATTGCTACTTTTATAACTATGGACTTATTATAACttatttacttttataattatattagatttcCCAGGATCAATAGTAGGGATTTGATAAGATGTGCCTGCTTCTAGAAGTTTTTCTTGAACAGTTCCAGGTAAACACACAATAATATCAATAGgcaggaaattttttaaatacacagATGGATACAAGTGAACATTGTAAATGGTACTTGCCATCGTGTGTCGGCTAGTATTTTCAAAGTAAACCTGTTCTATTTCACCCACAACCTGTAAACGTTGCagtaaattgttaaaatttattaaatttcgtaTTACACATCtgtattattctttatttgaCTATGTTACTCTATCATTTCTTATACAACCATCTAAATCAGTAAACAGTACTTTTAACATTACAGCATAACAATAACGATACACTCATTCTATGTAATATGAATGAAACATAAAATACGTTCAGTAAGCACATTATAATGAACACTAATTTAAACTTTTAATGTCTATATTGTTTTTTTATGCAGACTTTAAAATTTGTGGGTATTGTCAtagtgtaaaatgtaaaaaataaaaacattagAAGTAATAAAAGAATTCTTCATTTTTGTATaacttgaaaaaatatataacaattaaTCAATTCTAAATATCTAGTGATATAATGCATGAAGATAGAGAATAAACTAATGAAGATAATTTAATGAAAGAAAATCTAGAAGAATAAAACTTTGATATAATATATTAGAATAAAGTTAGCGTTCTGCAATAGAAAAACTattctattaaaattaaaaatgattgcgtTTAGTATATAAATGATTTAATTCCATTCACTTTGCTTTCTATGTCTGTCTGTTATTAATATATTAGTGTAACACAGCTAGCGATTGTACTAAATACTACAGTTTTGTTTGTTGCAAATAAGCATtcacatttaaaatatattaactaTCTAACAacagtaataaaaatatacatttgtttGATATTCAACATATACTAAATGACAAACCTCTCTCAAACTAGTTAAAATAGTGGTAGTACCTGAATAGGTGCTTCCAGATATTTTGGGTGTTCTGAGGATAAATTTTTGAAGCAAAGATGCTTGACGTAATCAACGAAACGACAGAATATGGATCGCCAGTTAATAGCATTCAATAATAAGCCAATAGTGttgttattatataaaatactacCAACCACAATCATCACGAAAaacatctaaaagtaaaaactgctGCTTATGAAAGTATGCAATGTGTTTCGGTAAAATTTTTGATTATAGAGTAGAAACTAAATACCTATTTATTATATTACTGTCAAATGTATACAAAACATTGATCATTTGAATGCACAGAGGATATTTGTGTTATgtactatattgtgtaacggcTTTTTTGCatgaaagataaaaataaacggagtaaagaagacagctaattttaaacaaataagcATATGTAATTAAGTTATATACCTTTATATAAAATGGTTCTACGACTTCTTGTTTCGTTCGACTTTCACACTTTAAAAGTTTGCTCATGGAAACAGTTTTTTGAAGATCTTTCCAAACAAATGGTTCTATTGAAACCATATACCTACAAACAAATTAAACATATTTATGAACATACATATACAGTAATTATGTCACAAAGTATGTAGATTATGTAGATTACCGGTCTACACTGAAAAATAGCCAGTAAATATTTGTTGGAGTGTATACAGCATCTAATGGAAGATTTAATTTGCTGTCTGGAGCAACAGTGCCCACACATTCAACTTCATTTCCACGTTTAGTCATATAATATACGGATATTGATTCACTGAAATGATTATGCACCtaaaatacatttaatattattatttccacaaaaatttattatcagaaatttacaataaaaatataaataattcacCTGAAGGATACTTCTGAGAGTAATAATAGTACTTCCTTCGTCGACCACAACATCGGAAACGATACCCCATTCTTCAGAACCTTCTTTTCGATATCTCAATGAAAAGAACCGTTTATCAGCTCTTAAAACGGGTATAGTCAACGTACCGCCAATTTCTTTGAActtcaaaaaatattattatacattaattAAAGATTACCTTACTTTAATATACACAATTTGAATTGGAAAAGTGTAATAACAAATGTAACAACATTACAAGTTCTATAAAGTCCAAGTATATTACCGAAATAATAAACTTGTCATCGTCTCTTTCCTTAATCGATTCAGTTTTTACTTGGTCAAGCAAAGGTATTTCAGTTTTTGTTGTTTTCGGAGCAAGCTCTACTGATGCGCCGGATTCAAGAATTACTTCCATGTATGAAACTGTATTATCATTCGTAATTTTTGATCTATCATTAAAGACCTAAACAAGTATTTCGTTTGAAAACGTTTTATAAACTACaactttttttataattgtGAGATACAAGTAATATCAAACCTTGAACTGACTGCGTTCCAAATCTAAAACCATTGCTAGACCAGTCTCGTTTTTAAGTACGTAAGGTGCTACACTTTTTGCAGTTCCCTTTCCACTAGCTTCCATTGCAGATGAAAATGCATTGCCAAGTTGTTTTAGTACATCAAGACAAGTTTTAGTTACAGTCATTTCCAAGTTTTCCTATTGCAAAGTATTGTAAAGATGTTTTGTAGAAGATATAAATCTAGACAATTTTTCAACTAATTAACTTACAGAAGATACTATATCAATAGACATTTTAGGAATTTGATGCCATTCTTCTGGTTCACTATCAGAAATTGGACTGATTACACTTGCTCCTCTAGAGTCCACAGACGCGTCATTAAATTGAATCTAatggataataattttaaagttacgaaaattattaatattaatgaatgATTTGagataataatgaaaaatacgtTACTTTAGTTCTTAGTTCCCAAGGTGTTGAAATTCGCTTTCCATTTTTTGTTCTTTCTATTGGTTCGATTAATGGTTCCCATAATGCCAGACGACTATTGTAATACGCCATAATCAACGATATTGTACTCTCTATACTCATCTAAAAGTATTTACcgacaaataaataaaacgaggaaTATTACTatcacaattatttttaaatttcttacaGATTTTGAACTCCAGTCATTAATATTACTTTGGAACCCAATATGAAGTAGAAGCATAGGTAATGTTTTGTTACCAACACCTGCTTCCAATGTAAATAGAATTATTGGAGCAGAAATTATTGCTAATTCTGGTTTACAGAGTGCAACATCTTCATGATCAGTGAACACAAAGTCTTCTACAGCTTCTACTCCTACttctgtaaaaagaaaataataacaaacatGTACATTTTATTACTTATACTAGGAAatgcaattaaaataatatatttttcaatgtattaaatatacGTATATCTAACCTGTTTTTAAAAACCAAAAATCACTTTCTTCATATGGCGTTATAATCCACAATCCTTTATGACTTGGTTCAGAAGTTACAATTTCCTGATCTTTTATTTCCGTTTTTGTAGCAGTGTGAACGActttattcaatatttctatGACACCTGTAAATTAAAAGTTTAAATTtccaattatataaattattatttcaagcAACTTTTGAATTCAATTTATGGACATTCAACATGCTttagtaatttattaaattacctGGTGAAACCGATACATGAATATCAGTGCAACAAACATCTATATGAAGTCCTCGATCTTCTGGTGTAGAACCTGCTACACTAATACTGCATGGTCTTAGaacctttggaaaattttcattttaatgtCTTATATCATCAAAATAAAACAGcataaaaaataaatgcaatGTTTTATTTTACCTGATATATCCAATCACTTCTCTTCAGTGGATTATATATACCTGCTAAAATTGATAAATCTTTTATGGAACCTGTTATTACTTGATGTTCCCCCAGCAAACGCACTTTTAATAACAGCTCGGTcttaaaatacaatattaacaTATGTAAATGATGAAATGTATAATAATCAAAATATCTTCAGATGgatatttattacatttaatatgatgcaatttgaatttatatCATCCATTTCTTCAAGGAGAATGATGTCTGGCTTCTCAATATGTAGATtaattgtaaacatttttttatttggtGCAGCCtgagtttgtttctttttcattactGTTTCATTATAATTCTTTGGAACATTTTgagaaattgttttatttgatGATGCTTCTTCGCTAGTAAAGAAATCCTTAACTTTCATTAAATAATCTAGAGATACAATGATACTGAAAGAGAAAACTCTAACATCCACTGCAAATAaaagattgaatttttattttatcttaataaatttcttattgtattatttttagtaACAGTTAtttatgtaataaaattaaataataaagtagAACAAACAGGTGATACAAATACCATTCAAATTACAGGTTACTTAATTTCTacccaaatatttttaaatgctaTTAAAAACATAAAAACCTACCGAACGTGTCATTTGAACTTTGTCTAATAGTCATATCCAACATGCTGCGAACAGACTTTGACTCTTTTTCCATATCATCTATAGAAGGTACTGCTGTTGTTCTTTCCATAATTCGGATAAGAGATCCTTGTCTACATTGACGAGTGTCATCTAATGTGCAGTTCATAAGTAAAATCGAAGTTACCATTAATCCATCTGCAAATATTCTACCTTTTAATGCAAAATGAGTCAAACGGAATTTTGCTAACCCATTCTCAGGTAGATGTAGAAGAGAACTTTGTGATTCAAgctgtaaatttttcaattcttatatttatatatatatactgtagTCAAATATAAATGACAAGAAGATTGTAAAGAATAAGTTAATACCATTTTTGAACCTCCTGTAAATAAACTAATTACAAGACTATCCATAACAAACTCAAATTTAAtggatgtgtgtatgtgtacttGTTCTTGAAAATCTGTATCTTCTGAATTTATTATAGCTGTTCCTCCAAATTtatctattaaaataaaaatataattagtttGCTTCATTGTGAACaaaacaaataattttaatttaaacttaCCAGTTTCGTGGTGTTGCAAAACTTCTACTTCAAGTTTTTTCTCAGTTTGTCCAATATTTTGTACAGATTTTGTATCTTCAACTATTTCACCTAAATTTTCTTCTAACACTTTCAATGCAGTTACATAATCCTCTTTACTTATTAacacattaattttatttaatcttcCGGACATATCAATATCTGGTATAGAAGTAAACCAAGCAGTTGATAAATTTCGTTTAATAAGTAATGTAAAACTAACTGGTTCtaacaataatatttcattttcaaccACAAACGTTTCCATGTTTAACTTCACcctattataaaaataacaaactCATATTATAAATCAAAAGTTGCGAGGATAAAACAAACAATTACAATGTATGTATAGCTGTAGTTGTTACCttgataatttcaaattttgtaattcaattttcatttcatcGACGATAGGACAATCTCCAGTTTCGTTTGTAACctccaattttttaaaaacattgCACACAGTAAGATTACCCATATCCAGTGTTAAACAATGATTACTTTTTGAATGCATTGGAACATATATAACAGGAGCCTAGATAGCATATTTTATATAAGTACTATAAGCTCTATGACTTTAacatttacaatattattttcatactaGTTAGAATAtaacattaaatatttattttattgcaaaccTTTATCTTTACTGCAAGCCCAACACGTGCTGCACTTTCTTGGACAT
The sequence above is drawn from the Ptiloglossa arizonensis isolate GNS036 chromosome 1, iyPtiAriz1_principal, whole genome shotgun sequence genome and encodes:
- the Vps13 gene encoding vacuolar protein sorting 13C isoform X1, with the protein product MVFESIVADLLNKILGEYIQNLDSTQLKLSLWGGDVVLKDLLIKETALDVLDLPIRLEYGRLGNLRLKIPFKDMWNGQIDAIIEELFVLIVPTSQVAYDAEKEAKVQLEVKRAELDRIEKRKQLADTKLQEKLDDSMIEKLIARMIKNIHVEIKRIHVRYEDHVSFKDHSFSVGFTLNKFILESCTDSWKTNGNLKDMYVIPQIYKLCTLDGLAVYLNTTVEQFSNNTQSNYSDLFYSGIATIDYNPPGYQYLLGPINVNAKLKLNPKPETDGSNYTIPKVWLDLEMQKLRIGLAKKQYQTLVQLGEGLDQAQRAAPYRKYRPNLTSYRGHYKEWWHFAYICVLEETVRRNHRNWDWNHMKQHRDFCRKYASIYQTKLTSKKVSQEIEDCLTDCEKKLDIFNLVIIRQQIEMEVERLAEKEKNLKAKRGWFGFLWSGSQAEEAQDLNSAAAIMRKFEQEMTPQEKEKLYRAIDYQENSAPAHYPETYEMIDTRFLLHELQIIFLDMAKEYPCILDLQLHTVQVCFKSRPSANAILITASINEMKLLGIKQDEHVPSLFNSHEHSADAVLISVSYEKNPLDKLCGDRIIVRSTSVDIIYDAQTVIELVNLFRVQNSSTLNQLQAAAAEQLEGLKEMSALGLEHAIQKHSVLDMQVDMQASQIIIPHNGFYNNTKSLLVVNLGSLKMHSLEKPKDDKTNVTVKQLISMGKSEEDVLLHLREHSYDKFVLKIVDFQVLVSLSGEEWRTILSKVNDSMKLLQPTTLEIQFHKCLITDDPLLPKLRLIGQLPSVVINITDNRLLQALSIAQSIPFPQEEQPAELQKSSLSKSVSQLSLLKDLTTISTISEKKKEATVSVKQTTDLEMKFEMKEFALLISTQKDGVITPFMKLEILQLEAEMLQRTYDQEILLRLGGVQAKQHYNETEIFMVNTPMSSGKDEYLITVQYINVNKRSPEFTTRHESVIKLLKLEFTTLDVLLHQEALIRLLQFVTYMQDQMNAIASSKAEKESHIRPRPTHLTSIQEETSAFIKEHIQKQKFRSTSSRQRRTVVEHTDLKIQAKVGTICMKIVSDCREISAFYIDGITAGFTMKASNSQANITLSSISIIDLNAASAYKDIISVIEDTESLQIVAIINNIEPSEVDKNNMSITVIMGCYRIVFLNMFVTSIMNFLNHFQIAQQAIKDASAAAAEAAKTNIKDVQESAARVGLAVKIKAPVIYVPMHSKSNHCLTLDMGNLTVCNVFKKLEVTNETGDCPIVDEMKIELQNLKLSRVKLNMETFVVENEILLLEPVSFTLLIKRNLSTAWFTSIPDIDMSGRLNKINVLISKEDYVTALKVLEENLGEIVEDTKSVQNIGQTEKKLEVEVLQHHETDKFGGTAIINSEDTDFQEQVHIHTSIKFEFVMDSLVISLFTGGSKMLESQSSLLHLPENGLAKFRLTHFALKGRIFADGLMVTSILLMNCTLDDTRQCRQGSLIRIMERTTAVPSIDDMEKESKSVRSMLDMTIRQSSNDTFVDVRVFSFSIIVSLDYLMKVKDFFTSEEASSNKTISQNVPKNYNETVMKKKQTQAAPNKKMFTINLHIEKPDIILLEEMDDINSNCIILNTELLLKVRLLGEHQVITGSIKDLSILAGIYNPLKRSDWIYQVLRPCSISVAGSTPEDRGLHIDVCCTDIHVSVSPGVIEILNKVVHTATKTEIKDQEIVTSEPSHKGLWIITPYEESDFWFLKTEVGVEAVEDFVFTDHEDVALCKPELAIISAPIILFTLEAGVGNKTLPMLLLHIGFQSNINDWSSKSMSIESTISLIMAYYNSRLALWEPLIEPIERTKNGKRISTPWELRTKIQFNDASVDSRGASVISPISDSEPEEWHQIPKMSIDIVSSENLEMTVTKTCLDVLKQLGNAFSSAMEASGKGTAKSVAPYVLKNETGLAMVLDLERSQFKVFNDRSKITNDNTVSYMEVILESGASVELAPKTTKTEIPLLDQVKTESIKERDDDKFIISFKEIGGTLTIPVLRADKRFFSLRYRKEGSEEWGIVSDVVVDEGSTIITLRSILQVHNHFSESISVYYMTKRGNEVECVGTVAPDSKLNLPLDAVYTPTNIYWLFFSVDRYMVSIEPFVWKDLQKTVSMSKLLKCESRTKQEVVEPFYIKMFFVMIVVGSILYNNNTIGLLLNAINWRSIFCRFVDYVKHLCFKNLSSEHPKYLEAPIQVVGEIEQVYFENTSRHTMASTIYNVHLYPSVYLKNFLPIDIIVCLPGTVQEKLLEAGTSYQIPTIDPGKSNIIIKLPNYLEKDWSCRGEIIANPPEFSVWSFESFDSAQKVVLDLGMHVSYKHGSIIMALYCPFWMLNKTGLMLSYRKSSKGGKEHSSPIKNLVCVMKPHRQRAEYRKKKARSSGDDYLNILYHPENFKGPILFSFRSKVFFGKKKAMIRVEDGEWSDKFPIDVAGSEGVVVCKYNGLIYQIGVHNQLTYNSLTKQITFTPYYVLINNSNFLIECQEGDRPADPMMKVPSGECTALWPRSGNEQKTLRVKIATEPEKTAPFIYTESHTTLLKLDNKYGGINVDVQISEGGVYISLSAYTYGNAPALIINHTPHTIQFWEKGSLNVRSVQSFNRMFYTWENPAGPRKLIWEDNNKKEIEHTLRKDILGTFQLPELEEEIFYVSFLDGTQRILLFTSNMKVAEDCQLVGDLEAIEQEVTISIRGVGFSLINNITRSELLYMCIASSDIIWETSKSVAHRWRGINTREMNIIEEGYQNYMIELQIGKDPPQKILLEPKLEVDYLNMEMLKPHRRSLRRTFQTGLWLQYRTSTHQVQLHAKINKLQIDNQLSDCVFPVILAPVPPPKSVTQSTVMKPFAELSMVKRLLEHSSVQQFRYFKVLIQEFHVKVDIVFINAIMGLFEANEMNDAETTELFKLDMKLVDEPLMYHVSLITTAEQKNFFDLLHFSPLKIHISFSMAGSNSGPSAVPQVLNVLLQGIGVTLTDINDIVFKLAYFERDYVFMTNKQLISEATMHYVGQAIKQAYVLVLGLDVIGNPYGLVVGTMKGIEDLFYEPFQGAIEGPGEFAEGLLLGVKSMFGHTVGGMAGAVSKITGAMGKGIAALTFDKDYQRKRQEQLNKQPANLQEGLARSGKGLVMGVVDGVTGVVMKPIAGAKEEGVEGFFKGFGKGVVGLVTRPTAGVIDFASGSLGAVKRATELNEEAKRVRPPRFFQPDNLVRPYVREEAEGHKILNELEKGKYANTDIYFYHIYISKDVVLLTDKRMAYIEHSDLFGGWRVDWTYTWQEFSELPKLVDRGVQIFIKDNSKKKKLGNLFGSADQSKIILISDYSTRQLLCNKMKEQINQCGL